CTACACATATTATCTGTGACTTCATATCCTTGGTGAAATGTCCCTTAATTTCCGAAAAGCACTCACCTTGCACATCTTTGGCACACTTTACGCCCTATCAGGTGCTGGAAGCAATATTCACATGTCCGGAATGGGTAATTCTTCACACAGCTTGAATGGTTATCCTTCTGCACAAAGGTTATGGCACACTACTTGAGCACAGTTTAATTATGTGATTTTGTTAGGATAATTAGTTTCACCTATCCTGCAGCTGATACTAGGAAGGAGACACCTAATACGTAATTGGACATCATCTTTCAAGAATTGTCATAATTCTAATTAATACCATATTTCCAACTTGCAGCTGTACAAATTTTGGGGCTAGTACTGCTTTCAGCAAGGTAAGTTGATTATTCATCTTGATATGTTTATCTTTCACAGTGGTTTCATTTGTCAGATTAAAGCAGTGAACAAAGACATTTTGAAGTTGCATTTAGTTCTCATATGGAGGGTCTTTCTAATACCTTGACTTTCTCTATAAGAAAACTTAGGTGCAGTTCTTCTAACACATATTACCACAATATAAGACAAGGGAACAATTACTCCAAAGTTTATTACATATAGTTATCTGAAAGATGGTTGTAATACTGTTAATCCCATGCACAAGTTAAttacaaaagaagaaaggtaGCCACTGCCTTTATGTTACTATTGTTGCAACTCAGCTCTGCTGCTAAAGTCTGAGTTTAACTACATTAATTTCAGTGGTAAAACACTAAAGGTGCATTAGTCTTTTTTGTTGAGCTAGTTATGCAAGTTATTGACTTACGATGGTATTTTAACTACACAAAGTGAGTTGTCACATTCATGTTACATTGAGTTATGAAAACTATCGAAGTAATTTTGTCTCAAATGCAAAGACTCTTCTGCATAGAAACTTATAATTTGAATGAGAAGTATATTTTGCTGCAGGATGAATCCGAAACATGTACTGGACACAATTTAACTGTGCTTTGTTATGACATGCTAATGATGTAGGGATCAGTATACTATGAAATAAGATAACTTTATAACTGTAAAATGTTTCCTGATTCTCTCTGTATTCAGCCCatttcctccttttctttAGATGAGGTAAAAGGCTTACTTCTTTCTCTTGCCTACAGGACCCATCAATATTTGCCCCTCAAAATAATCCTCCATGCCCTACACTTTTTGTTGCAAACCTCGCTGAAACTTGTTCCGAGCGAGAGTTAACAGATGTTTTCTCAAGGTATTGCCTGTACTTAACATCTCATGATTTGAGATAAAAACATTCATGTTTTTGACAATCTTATTTTCATGATTAGTTTTGCGGGATTCATGAAGCTAAAGATGCAAAACAAGTCTGGAGCACCAGTTgcatttgttgattttgaGGTATTGTGAAGAATTGCCATTCTCCCTGATTtcaatttatttatgtatgtAAAAAATTATACTATGTGGCAATGAAGTATACTGCTTCCTCTTATGATAAAGAGCCACTATGCTGTGCTATATCTTCCCAATGGGTCCTAAATTGAGCTTGTTCTTCTTTCGTGTtcatagctagctagcttgattATTCATTGAGACTGTCTTAACATGTTACCACAAACACTAGCCTTTTGTTGTGCTCTGTTTTGCAATATCTATCTATGCTTTACGAAGTAGGGTTTGCCACATCTCAGCGTGCAGGTGAGACTGAACATGGGCTGCCGCAAAAGAAAGACCTAATCCCACATGTATTATGCGGGCTGCTGTCAAAGCCCATTAGTAATATCGACAAAGCCGCGGCTGCAAAACCACACTGTTGCATCACCTGCATGAGCCCGCATTGTGTGtagtttcctttttgttgTGATCAAGTAATTTTGAATGAGTCGAGCCTTCGATGCAGGATACATGGGTTGGTATTGGGCCGTGCCATTTGTGCCACTCAGTCCCACAAAATGGATTTGCTTCGCTGTTGGTGGTTACACAGGACGTGTTACAATGGTTCCGCAGCGCTGCAGACATCCCATGCCCACCTGAATGCTTAGCCACAGCCTTCCTTAATTGATAGTGATTGTAACTAGTCACTGGAATCTCCTTCCTGTAGATAAAATCCTGTGGAGATTCCCTTTGGTTAAGTGGGTTACTGAGAGGGAAGCGCATGTTATTTGCCTTGTAATGTTGGTTTGGCATGTTTCCTGCTTGACTATTGTTTTTGTGAGAAGTCACTTTCTACCTACATAAGTTTTATATATAAATGATATTAACTGCTTGCAACATATAGTGTACTGCATATGCTGGTGTTGGTACAAAGCTATTCTGATGAAGTTGCTGAACTTGGATTTTCTTCTAACATGATTTGCTAAATGGTTTAGCATTTCCATTAACTTTTTTCCAGAGCTAAAGCCAAGTCTAATCTTCTTCCTGCAGGATGACTATAGTTCAACTGAAGCCCTGAACCGTCTCCAAGGAGCTATTTTACATTCGTCAACTGCCGAGGGCATGCGTTTAGAGTATCCTACATCTTTATATTGTTTACCTTCTTTATATAATTATATCTAACCACGGATGACTGATCCTTTCAGTAGGGTTCATTTGGTTGCTTTAGCTAAGTATCATTTGATGAGAGCTGGTGACACCACATATGTTTCGAGTACATCACCAGCGTAGGCAAATGCTCTGAAATACTGATGCCTGATTTGGATTTATGTTGGTTCAGTGTCACCTTGCCTAAGGATGTGTGTGTTGCATCACAAACCTCACCTCCACTAGTAATCAATCAATTATTATTTGTCTGACCTATGACTTATCTACACAGCCATGTTGAGTAATTATTGGCATGGTAGAGCTTATAATAGCATAGCAAATGCATCATCCATTTTTGCATGCATACTTCCCTCTTATTCTTTCCTTAACATGTGTTAGATATGCCAAATCTCGAATGGGCATGCGTAAGAAGCGTTCCTGAATACAACCGAAAGACGAGGCTGCTGTTGTTTCTAATACAACAGGTGTAAGCAGCCGAGCAACGTTGTTCATCTAAACTGGTGTTCAGGTACTGCTTAGTCAGATGACATAATTTATTCACTGTAATGGCTTACCCGTGATGTTAGTTAGGTCACTGTGTTCTTTTGGTTGCATAACATGATGTAATTGAATTCGGTTGTATTGCTTAGTTGTTTTTTGTAACTATTACCTGTTCTGGATCCTGCTTCTGCATTTTGTATAATGTTTTAAGCTACTGTTCTTTCTCGCTTAACTGCTGAATCCAAAGCGCCAGTGTATTATAATATGGATATGCCTATATGAGAGTTCAATTGCACAGCACTGAGCTGAATGTTCCTTTTCGCGGATGGCAAGACAGGCACAATTGGGCGATGCTATTTCGAAAGGCTGGGAGTGTTGCGTGTGTAACTAAATGAGTCTACTGTGTCTGTTTGCGTTCTATGGAATTCTTTGGAGGCATATGACAAGTTAAACAAAGAATAATACAAACATGAAAGCATGGCAGTTATCTACCTAACAATGGAGCTTTAGGCTATTTTGCAGGTTTGCCACATTATGTCTAAAGTACCACTACGTCTAATGATGGTTCTGCTCAACTGTATTGCAGTCCTTTTGGAAGCTATACTCCATATaagtattcaaaattttgctaTGTTGaagttcaaaagaaaaaaacgtgTGCCATGTTCAGTTTGAGCAGTTGAGCATCTGTCAGGTGGAGGCTTCTCAGGTGTTTTCCTTTCGGCTTCAACAAGCTGAGCTGGTGCACTTCGCTGGTTCAATTTGCTGCTCAATCCACTTTCTGAACTCCAAACTGAAAGCCGATGTCAAACAGGATAAGCCTGCAGCAGACCGTGAGCGTATATAAAACATCTGAACAGCGCGTGCCGACGACACGAGATGAGCTTCTCTTTGTCTCCGCAAAATTTCTTGTAACAAAATCGAAGAGCAGATCTCTGCAAAGAAGTTGAGACTTCGCTTTCGATGCTTGTACCGGGTTATcattcttttcgaaaaaaataagGTACATAAGCTAGCCCAGTAGCATCAACACTAGCATGTTGTTTAGTGGCATCCAATTAATTAAGTCTTGCACTCTCTTCAATAAACTGATAATTTACTGTCAGGAATGGTACTACAGCGTAGGCAGCCAAGTAGCATCAACACTATCATGTTGTTTACTGGCATTTGCAtcatttgcatgcatggcaaACATTCTGGGGGAAGCCACCTTAAAAATACCCTCGTCAATGCCAAGACCGAGACGCCATGCTTTCACCTTTCAGGATGCACATGCAGTCGATCGACACCTGCAGAGCTGCTGTTGATTATGCCTGGTACGAAGATTCTGTCTGCGTAGAGTAATATTTATGATGGTCGATGCACTAGTACTTTGCTTGATTTGATGCGTTGTGGCAACACCCTAGATTAACCTAAACTAACACAGTGGGACATGTCTCTTAGGTGCTTCTTGTCGGGGCTTACTATGAGGATTAGCTATAGTGTACTCGATCCTACAGCTGTTTCATTCTAGACTCACGGATACAATTTGGTATCTCTCTTTTAGACAACGTAGATAAATTTTAGTGAAAAGTAGTTTATGCTATCAGTCCAAAGAATTtgcttgattttctttttttgggaaCAAATTTCACGTCACATATCGTCCCAATTCCTTGCCAGCATGGCACGCACCGCATTGTGTCGCCAGGGCCAGTCATCTGTGCGTCATTTGCAGTTCAGGCTATGTCGATCGGCCTCAATCGAGCCAGGCTTGCTGCTTGCACTTGAACGCTGCACTTTGAAGGCGACACCGAGACTCAGAACGGGTGGTGGGCTGGGCGTGGGCGTGTCGTGTCGTGTCGTGTCAGGCCGGCGCGTCCGCGTGGCTTAAATTCTAAGCGTGCAGCGACAACGTCTCCCCATCCAACCACATTGAAGGCGTGCcacctgctgctgtgctgtgtgcaaattttcatttttctctcttcgTCAGCATGTTTTATTTGGCACCACAGTCTGATGGTATTATGCCTCGTAACTTCGTCGCTGCCGATGGTACTGACTCTGTTCCATAAAAATTGCCATGGTTTTGAACTACTCTAATTTAAAGTCGTGCCATCTTtcatgaaacggagggagtaaaaccACCTTTACGGTGCAAATTGTGAAAACTTCGTCGAAAAAGGTTTaaaatattctaaaaaaaattagatatgttagaaaaatgatgttttatatatgtgcaaaatttcaagtccaaactcaatggcATTTGATAGCAGCgacaaaaacaaattctgcatgagtAGTGATCTTCCAATGTCTGACACTCTTtattgtaaatttctctttttaattccttccaaatgattttgactttgaacttgaaattttgcagttttgtagaacatcacactcccaacatatggtatttttttataatcttttgaaacttttaaacatgatttttatgaagtttgcaccgaatgaaggttttcaccagatacgcCGCCCTTTTTCTTTCATGATAGTGCCTGTTCTTATTTCAGTTTTTGAAAAGTTTTGAGCTGATCATGCGTTTAGCCTTAGTCTTACATATGCTcgtgttcttctttttcaagTAACCTTAACAGAGATGATGGTTCCCGGGCAGCGATCGCAACGCAAGTACGCAACCACTGTTTCCTCGAAAATAAGCAAAGCCACGCTCGTTTAGCAGCTCGACCTCGACCGTGTAACACACATGCATCCTTTTCCCCTCGGTTTGGGGAAACCGAAATGAATGGAGCGCAGAGAGCGACGGACGACGaaaatggatggatggatgagaaTCGATCGATCACCTTTCAGCTACACGGGGGGAGTTAGGAGTAGCAATTTTCCACGAAGCGGAAGTCGCACGATACGATGATAGTACCTGACAGGAACAAAACCCGGGTCGGTCGTCTCATTCCTCAGTTAATAGCGTCAGTCGCGTTCCACGGGTAGTTAACACGTTGCGGTCTTGATACGTACTACTGCTTACTCCCGTCGAAAATGGTTAACACGTAGCAGTACTACTGACTACTGAGTAACGGTAGCTTTCATAACTCCAACTCTAACCCTCCTATCGTCACCTTCAAGGTTATCTAAAATAGCCCCGGCAAAAACAAATTGTCTAAGAAAGATCGGCGCCTTCAAAAGTACTGTTTTTTGAGGAATTACTAGTACTAAACCATGGTATTTCTCtccaaagaaaagaataatatTTCCTGATTTTAACACGTAGCAGTGCAACTGCGTAATGGTATCTCATCTTCTTGCTAGTAGGGCCGAGGGGGCCCCGTACTCACCGATGATGTAACTATTTTGATATGCAATAAAATCCGCTATGATGACTTTCTCTCTAGAAAAAATGTTGTTCCAAATGTTCCCAATAACTACCAAAATGGATTCCCTAGTGTGATGAAAGTGCACAAGACATGGGATCGTTGACAACTTGACATACAGGTCGTTAATCGCTAGACCTACTTATCAGCAACCCCACGTCAGGGTGCATGCAGTACGTCAGAGGATCCTTCCGACGTGTTGTCACCACCTTTGACGTGGGTTGTGACAATTCAACTCACTTATCAATTATTCATTTTACGAGACAGCCGTGgaattttatttattatcaAAGATGaccaaaaaacaaacatataGAGTGAGACCAAATTACGTATCATTGCTAAATCTATCGCAGAAATGCTAGCTAACGGCTATCACctttttttcgaaagaaaaCAATAGTGAGATGTTGTATAACATATTAATCCTAAATTCACATCTTATCTAAGGTGCTCCAACAAATACTAAGATGCTTCGGGTGCATGTCCCACGATCCATTTTACTCTTTAGATCTATATATCACACATGTTCTTCTGTAGCCGTTGATCGACGTGGTTGACCTTTGCCATTTATCTGCGAACACCGACACTATCTTTTCCTTGCGGCCCCAACCGTTGGTCCTTTTTGCCAGTGTCGATCATCCTCTTCAGCTTCAGCCTAGGTACTCCAAACCCTAACCATTATGATTTCAACCATGATCACACTAAAAATCGCCACTATGGCCAATGGGATAGCAAATACATATTGCTATTTCTACATGGGTCATCACAAACTTTGACTCCGGGGGGACCTCTGGTTCGGATTTGCCATTTGCTTAGACCCAGGAAAACACGCATAAAAAATAGTCACCGCAAATCCCGGCGGGATTAATTTTCCCTTCGACCTACCAGCTCAGCCGGCCGAGCCGAATAAACCCCCTTCTTCTTTCCCTTCGCTCTTCTCCACCCGcattcctcttcctctccacctCGACCCATCCCACACCACCGTCTCCATAATTATCTATCCCAGCTCCTTCACTCATCTTCGCTAGGAGGGAGAGAGGCTAGGAGCAGATCGATCCGGGCATCCGGCAGTCCAGGCTCGTGCTCCTCTTGGACGCCAGGCTCCTGAGTCCACTTCGCCATTGCCTTCTCTTTGTTTCTGAGATTGGGTTGGggtggggaggggaggggggatGAAGGGGATGGGCGGGCAGAAGGTGCTGCTGGTGCACTCGTCGTCGAACAAGCCGTCATCCGGCGGtgcggggtcggcggggatGGGGCGGCGCCGGGTCTGCCTCGTCCTGTTCCTCGCCTGCTTCGCGTGCGtctccctggcctccctgcTCTCCTCCGCGCGGGACACATCCTCcgtcggcagcggcggcggcggggcgcggcggagggcgtCTTCGGCGGGCCGGCTCGCGGTgtcggcggccggaggagggagaggacgaagcggcggcgcggcggcggcggcggcagaggggGGTGACGCAACGGGGCCTGGGCTCCCGGAGTACGTGTTCGACGCGCTGGCGCAGtacgcagcggcggcggggaactCGTCAGGGGGCAGCATGCCGGGCGGCGACGTGCGCGCCATCGCGGCCGCGCTGAAGCGGCGCGCGCCGTGCAACCTGCTGGTGTTCGGGCTCGGCGGCGAGACCCCGCTGTGGCGCGCGCTCAACCACGGCGGCCGCACCGTGTTCCTGGACGAGAACCAGTACTACGTGTCCCACCTGGAAGGGCGGCACCCGGGGCTGGAGGCCTACGACGTCGCCTACACCACCACCGTCCGCGAGTTCCCGGACCTCCTCgaggccgcccgcgccgccaggGCCGCCGAGTGCCGCCCCGTCCAGAACCTCCTCTTCTCCGACTGCCGCCTCGCCATCAACGACCTCCCCAACCACCTCTACGACGTCGCCTGGGACGTCATCCTCGTCGACGGCCCACGCGGGTAACCCACCCCATCCGAGATCCAATCTCCCTTCCTTCTGTTCAGATTTTCGTGTTCCAGCGAAAAGCAACAACCAACTGAATCCCGAATCTctatttctctctctctctgtggcAGGTACACGGCGTCGTCGCcggggaggatggcggcgATATTCACGGCGGGGGTGCTGGcgcgggggaggaaggaggagggcgcgaCAACGGACGTGCTGGTGCACGACTACGAGCGGGAGGTGGAGAGGGCGTGCTCCAGggagttcctctgcgaggagAACCGCGTGCCGGAGACCAGCACGCG
This is a stretch of genomic DNA from Brachypodium distachyon strain Bd21 chromosome 1, Brachypodium_distachyon_v3.0, whole genome shotgun sequence. It encodes these proteins:
- the LOC100834864 gene encoding protein IRX15-LIKE, encoding MKGMGGQKVLLVHSSSNKPSSGGAGSAGMGRRRVCLVLFLACFACVSLASLLSSARDTSSVGSGGGGARRRASSAGRLAVSAAGGGRGRSGGAAAAAAEGGDATGPGLPEYVFDALAQYAAAAGNSSGGSMPGGDVRAIAAALKRRAPCNLLVFGLGGETPLWRALNHGGRTVFLDENQYYVSHLEGRHPGLEAYDVAYTTTVREFPDLLEAARAARAAECRPVQNLLFSDCRLAINDLPNHLYDVAWDVILVDGPRGYTASSPGRMAAIFTAGVLARGRKEEGATTDVLVHDYEREVERACSREFLCEENRVPETSTRSLAHFVVRGGSAVRREAFCGGGGATAAAQ